A genomic stretch from Phaeodactylum tricornutum CCAP 1055/1 chromosome 22, whole genome shotgun sequence includes:
- the UBC1 gene encoding ubiquitin-conjugating enzyme 1 (homolog to plant Ub-like activating enzyme) → MAATAGVNGRLLKEVAVVQKDDASGVTATLVTEGQLRHLKGSIQGPSGSPYEGGVFEIDIHIPIEYPFEPPKMKFLTKVWHPNISSQTGAICLDILKDQWSPALTIKTALLSLLALMCSPEPGDPQDAEVAKMYMGNREEFDRTAKFWTESYAKPSSKEDAISRVCEMGFDRESARNALEKHSWNESAAVNALLGGA, encoded by the exons ATGGCGGCTACCGCTGGTGTTAACGGAAGACTTCTGAAAGAAGTGGCGGTGGTCCAGAAGGATGACGCTTCCGGGGTCACGGCTACTCTTGTGACGGAGGGTCAGCTGCGACACTTGAAAGGGAGCATTCAAGGTCCTTCGGGATCTCCATACGAGGGTGGTGTCTTTGAAATCGATATTCATATACCGATTGAGTATCCGTTCGAACCGCCGAAAATGAAATTTCTCACGAAAGTCTGGCACCCGAATATTTCGTCGCAAACGGGTGCGATTTGTCTG GATATTCTGAAAGACCAATGGAGTCCAGCTTTGACCATCAAGACAGCTTTGTTGTCGCTGTTGGCGTTGATGTGTTCCCCCGAACCGGGAGATCCACAGGATGCGGAAGTGGCAAAAATGTATATGGGGAACCGTGAGGAGTTCGATCGGACGGCAAAATTCTGGACGGAATCGTACGCGAAGCCGTCGAGCAAGGAAGATGCCATTAGTAGGGTCTGTGAAATGGGTTTTGACCGTGAAAGCGCTCGTAATGCCTTGGAAAAGCATTCATGGAACGAGAGCGCGGCTGTGAATGCGCTGCTTGGCGGAGCATAG
- a CDS encoding predicted protein: MSTSPLVSVRSAEEMVAVSPLSKMNSLQNDADSSSIASTPNGSFKDANVTCLPSLENEGLDDSQLDREEQESLELARMLMAEEAMAVYENSFQLLRESADQLSQEDYQAMQELLREEEREQVAELEDDEGELSYETMLEIGERIGDVKTERWTLDAQRHIHKLPTVVYRSSNVGADVDDSESKCLVCQSEYEEEERLRRLPCGHSFHASCVDQWLNTKDVCPYCRTCIVDERTQR; encoded by the coding sequence ATGTCCACAAGTCCATTGGTGTCGGTGCGTTCGGCCGAAGAAATGGTTGCCGTTTCGCCTCTGAGCAAAATGAATTCTTTACAGAATGATGCCGACAGCAGCTCCATCGCCAGCACTCCGAACGGTAGTTTCAAGGATGCGAATGTCACTTGCCTACCTTCTCTAGAGAACGAAGGGTTGGATGACAGCCAGCTAGACCGTGAGGAGCAAGAATCCTTGGAACTCGCTCGCATGCTCAtggcggaagaagcaatGGCAGTTTATGAAAACTCGTTTCAGCTTCTCCGAGAATCGGCCGATCAGCTGTCACAGGAAGACTACCAAGCGATGCAGGAACTACTTCGCGAAGAAGAACGCGAGCAGGTAGCCGAActagaagacgacgagggAGAGCTTTCTTACGAAACAATGTTGGAGATAGGCGAGCGAATTGGAGACGTCAAGACGGAACGCTGGACCTTGGACGCGCAGCGTCATATTCATAAGCTTCCCACTGTTGTGTACCGCTCATCAAACGTCGGTGCTGACGTAGATGATTCCGAAAGCAAGTGCTTGGTATGTCAAAGTGAATATGAGGAAGAGGAGCGCCTACGTCGGCTACCGTGCGGACACAGTTTCCACGCGAGTTGCGTTGACCAGTGGCTCAATACAAAGGATGTGTGTCCATATTGCCGTACGTGCATTGTCGACGAGCGAACGCAGCGTTAG
- a CDS encoding predicted protein, with translation MLLLSLLQQLRETLDAWTGVPGSLGYLLIIGLVVAGYSYTSASLIADTKDMPEEEEQPDPPRNFTAKQLRYFNGEKEDKGDDLKPVYLSVNGTVFDVSDGRNFYGPDGPYAAFAGRECGVALAKMSFDEEHLDDFDGCTKLNPGEKMELEGWIDKFTYYRPYPIKGRLIPDQCMPSPERVLSKEELAKNNGKGPTPEGYATPPIYIGAGDKVFDMSFGGVTFYGEGGPYHRFAGYDVSRSLAKMSLDEEDIKNSDVSDMSEKQLKIMNDWIKTFEERKSYPLVGKLAK, from the exons ATGCTACTGTTATCGCTACTACAGCAGTTGAGAGAGACACTGGACGCTTGGACGGGAGTCCCTGGAAGTCTGGGG TATCTCCTGATTATTGGATTGGTCGTTGCCGGATATTCCTACACCAGTGCCTCTCTCATCGCTGATACTAAAGATATGCCAGAAGAAGAGGAGCAACCCGATCCGCCACGCAACTTTACTGCAAAGCAGCTACGGTATTTCaatggagaaaaagaagacaagGGCGATGATCTGAAACCGGTATATCTTTCGGTGAACGGAACCGTGTTTGATGTGTCCGATGGCCGGAACTTTTACGGCCCCGACG GCCCCTACGCTGCGTTTGCGGGACGCGAATGCGGCGTGGCTCTCGCCAAAATGTCCTTTGACGAGGAACACCTCGACGATTTCGATGGTTGTACCAAACTGAATCCCGGTGAAAAGATGGAGTTGGAAGGATGGATTGATAAGTTTACGTACTATCGACCGTATCCGATCAAAGGTCGACTGATTCCCGACCAATGTATGCCATCCCCAGAACGAGTACTCTCGAAAGAGGAGTTAGCCAAAAACAATGGTAAAGGTCCAACACCGGAAGGTTATGCGACGCCTCCGATATACATTGGTGCCGGTGACAAAGTTTTTGATATGTCGTTTGGGGGTGTCACCTTTTACGGTGAGGGTGGTCCTTACCATAGGTTCGCCGGTTACGACGTTTCCCGTTCCTTGGCCAAGATGAGTTTAGATGAGGAAGACATCAAGAACTCGGATGTTAGTGATATGAGTGAGAAGCAACTAAAAATCATGAACGATTGGATCAAAACTTTTGAGGAGCGTAAAAGCTACCCACTTGTGGGCAAGCTAGCAAAGTAG
- a CDS encoding predicted protein, translated as MTKVRLGEAHELRLDVPDDPYALRDPLLQQYIEVPTDSRQTRQNSSRLTPPSSNPLVRRRRCAPVDSTSATPTTRETWSSERRILDRDAAFCQSRGRWRVQHVSREATRHHHLPGGTRRRLTISKHLWDTWFYSLAYQRTIVLMAILFLTYAAIVFIFASIYYGVNRLGEEQQLNPDGSISRLAFCSMDINNHMEAMYFSLSTMATIGYGVSDYYFGGCWTPFLLVLCQVCCAITFDAVAIGLLFQRISRGHKRGKTVLFSDKAVIQRVNGTLYLMFRLGELQHHQLLESCVRGYCVRHERHPVESIIQRNENKDADTVDTNASDQKVRSELPVETTHFVTRAVRFSHEDVTSHILMSLPQVLVHRIDETSPFLPPSIWYDAQGKIHSLDESPCTLRSSSKNGLALTKSPRDFAEEHLQYVQRFWMDRETEIVVLVEGTDELTGASIQTRHSYTCADLSWNERFVPCVFPYDETEDTAAIGPRSIFRQCRPNAATKPVCVVDFECFHDTVPAAWNSSSSPHVAFHN; from the coding sequence ATGACGAAAGTTCGATTAGGGGAAGCGCATGAATTGCGGTTGGACGTCCCAGACGACCCATACGCATTGAGGGATCCTCTTCTGCAGCAATACATCGAAGTTCCGACCGATTCCCGACAGACACGGCAGAATTCTTCACGATTGACgccgccgtcgtcgaatcCCCTGGTCCGCCGACGCCGGTGTGCCCCAGTAGACTCCACGTCCGCAACTCCCACTACACGCGAGACATGGTCAAGTGAGAGAAGGATCCTAGATCGCGATGCTGCCTTTTGTCAGTCGCGGGGTCGTTGGAGAGTGCAGCACGTTTCTCGAGAAGCAACCCGACACCATCACTTGCCGGGAGGCACACGTCGGCGTTTGACGATTTCCAAGCACCTGTGGGATACCTGGTTCTATTCGCTGGCCTACCAACGCACTATTGTGCTCATGGCGATTCTATTTTTGACTTATGCGGCCATTGTCTTTATATTCGCGAGTATTTATTACGGAGTCAACAGGTTGGGAGAAGAGCAACAGCTCAATCCGGATGGTTCTATTTCGAGACTCGCTTTCTGTTCCATGGACATAAATAACCACATGGAAGCCATGTACTTTTCGCTCTCCACGATGGCTACTATTGGATACGGGGTTTCCGATTACTACTTCGGTGGGTGTTGGACACCGTTCTTGTTGGTTCTTTGTCAAGTCTGTTGTGCCATTACTTTCGACGCCGTTGCTATTGGTCTCCTCTTCCAGCGGATCAGTCGCGGACACAAACGGGGGAAGACGGTGCTGTTCTCCGACAAGGCAGTCATTCAGCGAGTAAATGGCACGTTGTATCTCATGTTTCGCCTCGGAGAGCTTCAACACCACCAACTGCTGGAGTCCTGTGTCCGCGGGTACTGTGTCCGACACGAACGACACCCGGTCGAATCCATCATCCAACGTAACGAGAACAAAGATGCAGACACTGTAGATACAAACGCTAGCGACCAGAAAGTTCGGTCAGAGCTACCGGTGGAGACCACACACTTTGTGACACGAGCCGTTCGGTTTTCCCACGAAGATGTGACCTCGCACATTTTAATGAGTCTACCACAAGTTCTGGTACACCGGATTGATGAAACTTCACCGTTTCTCCCACCATCTATTTGGTACGATGCCCAAGGGAAAATTCATTCGTTGGACGAATCTCCTTGTACACTGagaagcagcagcaagaacGGTCTTGCTCTGACGAAAAGCCCTCGCGACTTTGCGGAGGAGCATCTGCAATACGTGCAGCGTTTTTGGATGGACAGAGAGACCGAGATTGTGGTCTTGGTGGAAGGAACCGACGAGCTGACCGGAGCCTCGATCCAGACGCGTCATTCGTACACGTGTGCGGACTTGTCTTGGAATGAACGCTTCGTTCCGTGCGTGTTTCCCTACGACGAGACTGAAGACACTGCGGCGATTGGGCCTCGTTCCATCTTTCGTCAATGCCGCCCAAACGCGGCGACCAAGCCGGTCTGTGTCGTTGACTTTGAATGCTTTCACGACACGGTCCCGGCCGCCTGGAATTCATCCAGTAGCCCTCACGTGGCTTTTCATAACTAA
- a CDS encoding predicted protein, whose protein sequence is MSLPQACLPVQSRGHRRQRTDGNNGSQNGGLLDRAAFEDIASMDASSYLYMVVQQAKSLPEVFEASRSPTISKRRTENDDEPQMGSAASLAYLLSDRTALVPPPTALHLPVAASVWTERTLETFSRLRDYLEDCRLRGIGGKRTDRVLLPPMKDRAAWHIFCAGHAEAQGNAAAYYEDDTLAIVAAAENDNDCNDDEDTEDPGDGASAIPTATWQRNLPEKGFAPTVSLLLQMDQVMIRRVLGHLAYYIEEGWSPGPLSQWIYALLARLERPIHRDDAAMLYKFLRRLTHVRAALVLENDRERDVLARVNVLIAIVGVYLEQGGGYANVLSLH, encoded by the coding sequence ATGTCACTGCCTCAAGCTTGTCTGCCGGTGCAATCGCGTGGACATCGTCGCCAACGCACCGATGGAAATAACGGGAGCCAAAACGGAGGATTGCTGGACCGTGCAGCGTTCGAAGATATCGCAAGCATGGACGCGTCTAGCTACCTGTACATGGTAGTGCAGCAGGCCAAGTCTTTACCGGAAGTATTCGAAGCCTCTCGATCCCCTACAATTTCGAAAAGGCGTAcagaaaacgacgacgagccACAAATGGGTTCCGCCGCGTCCTTGGCGTATTTGCTGTCGGATCGGACCGCCTTGGTGCCTCCCCCGACGGCTCTGCATCTGCCGGTTGCCGCCTCTGTCTGGACGGAACGGACGTTGGAAACCTTCTCGAGATTACGTGACTATTTGGAGGATTGCCGTCTCCGAGGTATCGGCGGGAAGCGCACCGATCGCGTGCTCCTGCCGCCCATGAAAGACCGAGCGGCCTGGCATATATTCTGTGCGGGACACGCCGAAGCGCAAGGCAACGCTGCGGCGTATTACGAAGATGATACATTAGCAATCGTAGCAGCAGCGGAAAACGACAATGACTgcaacgatgacgaagacacGGAGGACCCAGGGGACGGCGCTTCCGCTATTCCCACAGCTACGTGGCAACGGAATCTTCCCGAGAAGGGGTTCGCCCCCACCGTTagtttgttgttgcaaatgGATCAAGTCATGATCCGTCGTGTTCTTGGCCATTTGGCCTACTATATTGAGGAGGGTTGGTCGCCCGGGCCCTTGTCGCAGTGGATTTACGCATTGCTGGCGCGATTGGAACGACCGATTCACCGAGACGATGCCGCCATGTTGTATAAGTTCCTCCGGCGATTGACCCACGTTCGTGCCGCGCTAGTGTTGGAGAACGATCGTGAACGCGACGTCCTGGCACGCGTCAACGTTCTCATAGCGATTGTTGGAGTATATTTGGAGCAAGGTGGAGGGTACGCGAACGTTTTGTCCTTGCACTAG
- a CDS encoding predicted protein translates to MPLVSETSTHYESTPLLSSLSSQSAFTSPSTLTATLPSASPHPSPDSTMRRASSDAAFPRVVSYSRLDCWLSDNPDDGAVEVNPYAHTNHSNSSNGGMGTGMGTGIGTNSKTNLHTNNSIHSTVVQGPSKSLHRKRTLSNVPRVAHAASYGIAAVTGDSRRVWFRLAWICHFGLLAIVLLVSVLNNPNSRYVTYTSFNDTPTNALFTSNTKSYSHVHRTLGLGDRKYVPIHASDSSGTGDCQKAFVNVMADSLQEPDALICCRNDGFFTGICPSKSTSLPFAGRLAQFPEAWLLPLFPLLFRLLFNLYHAIFSGMPVEFTIFRRLGLYVILMNIRGWVLYLAFNEIEDSIVRETSQACWYRPYLDEAQPDCYGRVFDFSDHVVLYFAQILPIAWLELLYALLESPYWNFNRVLNISATRYNTLDPYYYGSETLIPTYLYPSFLVLSMAYLYFVTFLGTYKTATYFHTGPEVLAGFVVSLTLHGPICYLQCSERCQRVRDYFFGYPKDVR, encoded by the exons ATGCCGCTGGTTTCGGAAACGAGTACACATTACGAGTCTACACCATTattgtcgtcactgtcgtcCCAGTCTGCTTTCACATCCCCGTCTACCTTGACAGCGACGCTGCCGTCCGCGTCGCCCCATCCATCACCCGACTCGACGATGCGACGTGCCAGTAGCGACGCAGCCTTTCCCAGAGTCGTTTCGTATTCTCGGCTCGATTGTTGGTTGTCCGACAATCCCGACGACGGTGCGGTAGAGGTCAATCCGTACGCTCACACCAACCACAGCAATAGTAGTAACGGCGGTATGGGTACCGGAATGGGAACGGGGATCGGTACCAATTCCAAAACCAACCTCCACACCAATAACTCCATCCACAGTACTGTTGTACAGGGACCATCGAAAAGTCTCCATCGCAAACGGACCCTTAGTAACGTTCCCCGGGTAGCACACGCGGCCTCGTACGGAATTGCGGCTGTCACCGGGGACAGTCGACGGGTCTGGTTTCGTTTGGCCTGGATTTGCCACTTTGGACTACTCGCAATCGTCTTGTTGGTCAGTGTTCTCAACAATCCAAATTCCCGGTACGTGACCTATACTTCGTTCAATGACACCCCGACGAACGCTCTGTTTACCAGTAACACAAAATCGTACTCACACGTCCATCGCACCCTCGGACTTGGGGATAGAAAATATGTACCGATACACGCTTCCGACAGCTCGGGAACGGGCGATTGTCAAAAGGCCTTTGTCAACGTCATGGCGGACTCGCTACAGGAACCAGACGCCCTCATTTGCTGTCGCAATGACGGATTCTTTACCGGTATATGTCCCTCCAAG TCCACGTCATTACCCTTCGCGGGGAGACTCGCACAATTCCCCGAAGCCTGGTTGCTTCCCTTATTTCCTCTCTTATTCCGATTGCTCTTTAACCTTTACCACGCCATATTCAGTGGCATGCCTGTGGAGTTTACCATTTTTCGACGACTCGGCCTGTACGTCATTCTCATGAACATTCGCGGATGGGTACTCTACCTCGCCTTTAACGAAATCGAAGATTCCATCGTCCGCGAAACGTCCCAGGCGTGCTGGTACCGTCCCTATCTCGATGAGGCGCAACCCGATTGTTACGGTCGCGTATTCGATTTTTCCGATCATGTGGTGCTGTACTTTGCACAAATCTTGCCCATTGCCTGGCTGGAACTGCTCTACGCACTCTTGGAAAGCCCGTACTGGAATTTTAATCGAGTTCTGAACATCTCAGCGACGCGCTACAATACACTCGATCCGTACTACTACGGCAGCGAGACACTGATACCAACCTACCTGTATCCCAGCTTTTTAGTACTCTCCATGGCCTATCTTTACTTCGTTACCTTTTTGGGAACCTACAAGACGGCCACCTACTTTCACACCGGACCGGAAGTTCTCGCCGGCTTCGTGGTCAGTCTGACTTTGCACGGACCGATCTGTTACTTGCAATGCAGCGAGCGATGTCAACGCGTTCGGGACTACTTTTTTGGTTACCCCAAGGACGTTCGATAA
- a CDS encoding predicted protein, with protein METVASLLSSRRQRRFSATRLRYLYADLLEQLDTSPDTLEPRQVPHAFIRTHASIWFYWKSYAAFAHQRDDDGRHQDVDSAPSQKQHALAVAFRLLAATRSADKEGANGGARIMRDDAMVTALAHARHREARVTELVRQIGEVLVNAEQPALTSNRLRSDEVFEYFCEKAMLTLLVDIVKETPQTGTSRTASPEQCLHGVVWSPLVKAQVLHTVSLLVSGVRDPSALYFILSQNCINELIACILPLQQWTDPALEIMLPLYVGFIKTLSLQLSGSPPQLFPFFAVHEPANNHVYFPLFTATLDTATSTYAQSNAYVHFTCLNLIVDLMQIQFAPIREWIRGAEREQGLLARHLATLLRRRSRRIANLATGPVVDGVRSNAIVGQLNGLHEEIDALNDVFFCGIQELNVRLCEELLQTVVSVLLSGLLPSRERKFLMVGILDADVIPEKEALAQVSVFVLAKLFQRLEYAPLVRMLAVALLHPQSAPLWTTTQPQATRSPDYIFTSALNSIVAGKMDNDMDNPYRSNVFQALRGEFGLWRVPTAAMLLEAVLESPALDADAYRMLTLLSLTPNAAQTTFIPTVFETSLESVLLQHHTALSPVCTIALECVTSLALQVLYISSINTEKIKSPHVLPVASLLWNALLTTKKLFYQRTLESQQLFGVSDLFVDLIESIVQGRYQRLTMSTRHGIPPVCRFHAYQLGQHGCTAYATTAETIIRKLRGATSNDMEVARFNALMAIHFRAVCRVTERFWMVLEQTRNSSVSSPPQLCRRRSPVDPMARTDPADELGHIFGALRERSPIGTDLDLRGRMTFRCTASDDGTNSGSSAAFAEPNETKPTSMDELILVLDPMDVYVTRPRTKAESLRGIVLCALPLLNVIAAAGDGAWLHVAVRHENVPRLIQNGNLTLCFESPGACLIVVQYLDRCRQILRRELLDQITQLFVAHNVAVIKEECSSNAIITASGSSSSDRERHRDSKLQP; from the exons ATGGAAACCGTGGCGAGTTTACTGTCGTCCCGCCGACAACGACGCTTTTCGGCAACACGTTTGCGGTACCTGTACGCCGATCTACTCGAGCAATTGGATACATCGCCGGACACTTTGGAACCACGACAGGTTCCCCACGCCTTTATCCGGACCCACGCGAGTATCTGGTTCTACTGGAAATCCTACGCAGCCTTTGCACACCAgcgtgacgacgacggtcGCCACCAGGATGTGGACTCCGCCCCGTCCCAGAAGCAACATGCACTGGCGGTCGCCTTTCGTTTGCTCGCAGCGACGCGATCCGCCGACAAAGAAGGGGCCAACGGGGGAGCCAGAATCATGCGGGACGATGCGATGGTCACCGCGTTGGCCCACGCACGGCACCGGGAAGCCAGAGTGACGGAACTCGTACGACAAATTGGTGAAGTGCTGGTGAACGCCGAACAACCTGCCTTGACCTCCAATCGATTGCGGAGTGATGAGGTCTTTGAGTACTTTTGTGAAAAAGCTATGCTGACGCTGCTGGTGGATATTGTCAAGGAAACACCGCAGACCGGAACGTCCCGAACCGCGTCGCCGGAACAGTGCTTACACGGAGTGGTCTG GAGTCCTCTGGTCAAAGCACAAGTGCTACACACCGTGTCACTACTGGTGTCCGGGGTACGCGACCCGTCCGCTCTATACTTCATTCTATCCCAAAACTGTATCAATGAATTGATTGCCTGCATTCTACCTCTGCAGCAATGGACCGATCCAGCACTGGAGATCATGCTACCACTCTACGTTGGCTTCATCAAAACCCTGTCGTTACAGCTGAGTGGATCACCACCCCAactctttcctttctttgCCGTCCACGAACCCGCGAACAATCACGTCTATTTTCCGCTCTTTACCGCCACACTTGATACCGCCACAAGCACGTACGCTCAGTCCAATGCCTATGTACACTTTACCTGTCTCAATCTGATTGTCGACTTGATGCAAATTCAATTCGCACCTATCCGGGAATGGATCCGTGGAGCGGAACGAGAACAAGGTCTCTTGGCCCGTCACCTGGCTACGTTGCTCCGGCGGAGGTCTCGAAGGATTGCCAATCTTGCGACCGGACCAGTCGTGGACGGCGTACGCAGTAACGCCATTGTCGGCCAATTGAACGGCCTacacgaagaaattgacgcCCTGAACGACGTTTTCTTTTGCGGCATTCAAGAATTGAATGTTCGGCTTTGCGAAGAACTCCTGCAGACAGTCGTTTCCGTACTTTTGTCTGGACTGTTGCCATCTCGAGAACGTAAATTCTTGATGGTTGGAATTCTGGATGCCGACGTCATCCCCGAGAAGGAAGCGCTGGCCCAAGTTTCAGTGTTTGTATTGGCCAAGCTTTTTCAACGACTCGAATATGCTCCTTTGGTGCGTATGCTAGCAGTCGCTCTCCTACATCCCCAATCTGCGCCACTTTGGACGACCACCCAACCACAGGCAACGCGTTCCCCCGATTATATCTTTACCTCTGCCTTGAACTCGATCGTAGCCGGGAAAATGGACAATGACATGGACAATCCGTATCGGAGCAATGTGTTTCAAGCCCTACGTGGCGAATTTGGCCTTTGGCGGGTACCTACAGCGGCCATGTTGTTGGAGGCTGTCCTAGAGTCTCCCGCGCTGGATGCGGACGCATATCGAATGCTGACTCTTCTATCTTTGACTCCCAATGCGGCCCAGACAACCTTCATCCCGACCGTCTTCGAGACATCCCTCGAATCCGTTCTACTTCAACATCACACTGCACTTTCCCCTGTCTGCACTATTGCTCTCGAGTGCGTCACATCGCTTGCCTTGCAGGTATTGTACATTTCATCGATAAATACCGAGAAGATAAAGTCACCACATGTACTTCCAGTAGCATCACTACTTTGGAACGCACTTCTCACAACAAAAAAATTGTTTTATCAACGAACTTTGGAGTCGCAACAACTTTTTGGAGTGTCAGATCTTTTTGTCGACCTGATTGAGTCCATTGTCCAAGGGCGCTACCAACGGCTGACTATGTCGACTAGGCACGGTATCCCTCCTGTTTGCCGCTTTCATGCGTATCAATTGGGCCAGCATGGATGTACGGCTTATGCTACCACAGCAGAAACAATCATTCGCAAGCTTCGGGGGGCAACGAGCAACGACATGGAAGTTGCCCGCTTCAACGCGCTTATGGCGATTCACTTTCGTGCCGTGTGTCGAGTCACGGAGCGTTTCTGGATGGTCCTGGAACAGACTAGAAACAGCTCTGTATCTTCTCCGCCACAGCTTTGCCGGCGACGATCCCCAGTCGATCCGATGGCCCGGACGGATCCGGCGGATGAACTGGGTCACATTTTCGGAGCTCTACGTGAGAGATCGCCCATCGGGACCGATCTAGACCTCCGGGGACGCATGACTTTTCGATGCACAGCTAGTGATGACGGGACAAACAGCGGCAGTTCAGCGGCCTTTGCCGAGCCAAATGAGACCAAGCCGACATCAATGGACGAATTGATCCTTGTCCTAGACCCCATGGACGTCTACGTTACGCGACCGAGAACGAAAGCAGAAAGTCTGCGGGGGATTGTTCTTTGTGCTTTGCCCTTGCTCAACGTGATTGCGGCGGCCGGTGATGGGGCATGGTTGCATGTTGCGGTTCGGCACGAAAATGTTCCGCGATTGATACAGAACGGCAACCTGACGCTGTGTTTCGAAAGCCCGGGGGCTTGTTTAATTGTGGTTCAGTATCTGGATCGGTGTCGACAGATTCTTCGACGGGAACTTCTCGACCAGATCACTCAACTATTTGTAGCCCACAATGTTGCGGTAATAAAAGAAGAGTGTAGCTCGAACGCAATAATCACCGCCTCTGGTAGCTCATCTTCAGACCGAGAAAGGCATCGAGACTCAAAACTTCAACCATAA
- a CDS encoding predicted protein, whose product PTVGIICGSGLSGLAATLDGPTLTVPYADIPGFPAHCTVAGHKGEVVFGSIHGVQAICFRGRFHSYEGHDMKTVVLPVYVMRCLDTKIVIITNAAGGLNPDYNVGDVVAVSDHLALPQLAGKNPLIGPNDDELGPRFPATSDAYPDALRIAATHAAESLNMQEYWHPHGTYCFVSGPMYESKAECRLLRTLGGDAVGMSTIPEVVAAHHCELKVLCLSLITNKVVMEGDEGATVATHAEVLEAVQARSVQMQTLVKEIVANL is encoded by the coding sequence CCGACCGTTGGTATTATTTGCGGCTCGGGACTTTCTGGTCTAGCGGCGACCTTGGACGGTCCCACCTTGACGGTACCGTACGCTGATATTCCGGGCTTTCCCGCACACTGCACGGTAGCCGGACACAAGGGTGAAGTAGTGTTTGGTTCGATCCACGGCGTGCAGGCCATTTGTTTCCGGGGTCGCTTTCATTCCTACGAAGGCCACGACATGAAGACGGTTGTCTTGCCCGTCTACGTCATGCGCTGCCTCGACACCAAAATTGTCATCATCACTAACGCTGCTGGAGGATTGAATCCGGATTATAACGTAGGAGATGTAGTTGCAGTCTCGGATCACTTGGCCTTGCCGCAGTTGGCCGGGAAGAATCCCTTGATTGGACCCAATGACGACGAATTGGGTCCCCGTTTCCCCGCCACCAGCGACGCCTATCCCGACGCCTTGAGGATTGCCGCTACGCACGCCGCCGAATCTCTCAATATGCAAGAGTACTGGCATCCCCACGGAACTTACTGCTTCGTCTCCGGACCCATGTACGAAAGCAAAGCGGAGTGTCGCTTGCTTCGCACCCTCGGAGGCGACGCCGTGGGTATGTCCACGATTCCCGAAGTCGTGGCTGCGCACCACTGCGAGCTTAAAGTCCTCTGCCTTAGTCTCATCACCAACAAGGTGGTCATGGAGGGCGACGAAGGTGCGACGGTCGCGACACACGCCGAAGTTCTCGAAGCCGTCCAGGCCCGCTCGGTTCAGATGCAAACACTCGTCAAGGAAATTGTGGCCAATCTC